The Salinivibrio kushneri genomic interval ATGTCACCCCTAGTAACGAATCTTAGGATCGATATACGCAAGCAGGATATCGACGATCGCGTTGAAAAGAATGGTCAGTGTACCGATCAAAATGGTACAACCAAGCACTAATGAATAATCACGATTAAACGCGGCGTTCACAAACAGCTTACCGATACCCGGCAAGCCGAAAATGGTTTCGATCACCACCGACCCAGTAATAATGCCCACAAACGCGGGCCCCATGTAGGAGACAACCGGTAGCATCGCAGGCTTGAGCGCATGTTTAACAATAATTTTAGGGTAACTGAGCCCTTTGGCACGCGCGGTACGGATAAAATTACTGTTTAGGGTTTCAATCATGCTGCCTCGAGTCACACGAGCAAATGTGGCCACGTACAGCAAGGACATGCCAATCATCGGCAACACCATAAATTGCCAGCCCCCGCCTTGCCAGCCACCCGCAGGGAGCCAACCAAGATTAATGGCGAAGATGTAAATCAGCACGGGCGCGAGCACAAAGGATGGCATCACCACGCCCAACATGGCCGTGGACATAATGGTGTAATCAATCCAGGTGTTCTGCTTAAGCGCGGCAATGGTGCCAATGCTCACGCCGAATAAGAGGGTAAAAATAAATGCGACAGCACCAATTTGCGCTGACACGGGGAGCGAGCCCGCGATCAACTCGTTCACCGAGTAGTCCACATACTTGAATGAGGGACCAAAATCGCCTTTTAGGATATTCCCCAAATAGGTGGTGTACTGCTCAAACACCGGCTTATCGAGGCCGTATTTGGCATTGATATTCTCCATTACGGCAGGGGGCAATGGGCGTTCGCTTGAAAAAGGGTTGCCTGGTGCAAACCGCATCAAGAAAAAAGAGATAGTAATTAAGACCAACAAGGTTGGAATAGCTTCCAAAAGGCGCTTGGCGATAAATTTCAACATAACTGTACCGTTTCGTTTTGAGCCTCACAGCGTCCGCTACCTAGGCGATACCTACATAGCGACAACCAGCCAAGGGAGCTGCATGTTGCAGCTCCCTTATCAGCTGTGAATCAGGCGTTACTCCGCCTTGATGTAAAGATCTTTTGAGTAGATCTTTTCTTCAGCGTTATTGGCAGGGAAGCCACCGACTTGTGGACTAAGCAGACGCGCTTTTACATATTGGTAAATAGGCGCAATCGGCATGTCTTTTGCCATTTGGGCTTCTGCATCCAAGTACAGTTGTGTGCGTTTCGCGTCGTCTGTAGTGGTCATGGCGTTTTCCATGATCGCATCGTAGGCTTGGCTATCATAGTGCACACCACCTGACGAGTTAGAGCTGCGCATCAAGCTAAGGAAAGTAGAGGCTTCGTTGTAATCGCCACACCAACCGGCACGCGCCACATCAAAGTTCCCCTCATCTTTGGTGTTAAGGTAGGTTTTCCACTCTTGGTTATTGAGTGCAACATCCACACCCAGCTTGTCTTTCCACATTTGACCAATGGCGACGGCCAACTTTTTGTGGTTTTCACTGGTGTTATACAGCAGTGAGAAATCAAGCGGATTATTTTCACCGAATCCAGCTTCTTTGAGCAGACGCTTCGCTTCCGCGTCACGCTCTTCTTGGCTCATCTTCGCGTACGCAGGCAGCTCAGGATCAAATCCAGCAGTGATTTCAGGCGTCAAGAAGTACGCCGGCTTTTGACCCTGACCCAGCAAGGCATCAGTGATCACGTTACGGTCAATCGCGTAAGACAGCGCCTTACGTACACGCACGTCATTAAAAGGTTCACGCTTGGTATTGAAGATGTAGTAATAGCTACACAGGTTACCGACGATTGAAAGATCCTCAGGATGTTCCTTTTTAAGACGACGGAAATGCTCGTTAGGGATCTCATACGTCATGTCGATTTCGCCAGCCAAGTAGCGGTTCATTTCCGATACTTGGTTTTCAATCGGCAAATAGGTCACTTTATCGAGCGTGGTGTTTTCATTATCCCAATATTGGTCGTTGCGTGTTAATGCAAGACGCTCGTTAATCACCCATTCGTCGACCACATACGCACCATTACCGACGAAGTTTTCAGGCTTGGTCCACTGATCGCCATATTCTTCTACCGTTTCTTTATGCACCGGCTTCATGGTGGTGTGGCCCATCATTTTAACCAGGTAAGGCACGGCGGTATCTAACGTCACCTGAAGGGTATGATCATCTAGCGCTTCAACGCCCAATGTGTCTTTGTCTTTGTCACCCTTGATGATGGCTTTGGCATTTTCCATGTGGGTGTAGCCAAGATACCAAGAATACGGTGATGCGGTCATTGGATCAGCCACACGCTTAAAGCTGTATTCAAAATCTTGCGCGGTCACAGGATCACCGTTAGACCATTTGGCGTCTTCCCGCAGATAAAAGGTAAACACCTTGTTATCTTTGTTTTCCCAGCGTAAAGCGACGCCTGGAATGACATTGCCATCTGCATCTTGGTTAACCAGGCCTTCTAACAGGTCACGAATAACGTGCGATTCTGGCACACCTTGGGTTTTATGCGGATCTAACGACGCCACTTCGGCACCGTTGCCACGCACGAGTTCTTGCTCTGCCGCCAGTTGCGGTTCGCCTGTCGCGGACTCGGCTTGTTGTTTGGTTTCAGGGTTAGATTGAGAGGTCTGTTTTTGCTCTGGTTCGCTGCATCCTGCTAGAGCCAGAGAAAGGCCAGCGCCCATAAAGAGGGTTCGGGTGATCGTGTTTAGCTTCATCGTGTAACTCCATAACAATCGCTATTGCATCCATGACAATCGACGCCGCTTGGCGGGAGAATCCGTTTTGCACAATCTAAAAAGCTGTGCTACGCCTCACTGCGCGATTAGAGGCAAAACATTACCAAGCAACGCTGTGTTTTGCCATAAATCTGAAGTATTTTGCCATAGAATGAGATTAAAAACTCATCTTTCACTACTCAAAAGTCACATAAAGGAATTTTAAGCTGGTAAGACGAGGCCGCGTTAGCGCTTTATTCACCACAAGAAACAAAATACGGAACAAATTGCTATTTATACTGAATCTGGGGGCATTGGCACTAATGCTGAACTAGCTTGCAGTCAAAAGAACACACAAGCCTCTCTCTATCTTCGCAATCTCAGTGACTTTGACTGCCAATATGCGTCAAATGTTACTTAATTGTAAAGCCGTTACTAAACGTTATTTGTCGGAAAAACTCAACAGAAACACATGCACGTGATGTCAGACAGCTATCACGGTCACAAAATCTGGCTTGGATGAGCGTTAATGGAACCTGTCATCGCGAATAGGCACGAGGGTCGAGCGAGGATATAAAATAGAGGGAGAAGGTAGAAACGGCTGCTACGGTAGACTCGAGCGGTGATAATGTCGCAACAAAGCCAGCTTCGAGGCTGGCTTTGTCCTGTAAACCACTATTTTTTGGCATCGTCGGGACTAAAAACGGGGCCACTATCGGATGAGCGATCATTGGCCTCATCGTGCAGAGCACGGTTGTCCTCGCGTGCTTTTTCCATTTCTGGCATGACCTCGTTGAGCATTTCTTTCATTTTCTTGTTGCTATAGCGCTTGTGTTTCATTGTGTCCTCCTGAACTCATCAGTATTTGGCACAGTCACTCGCACAACACCGACCGAGTGTGATCGGCTGTTGCGCCAGTACAAACCGCTTGTGCAATTTTTACGCTACACCTTCATCGTCAATAAAGCAAAATATGGCCGAAAAGGCATACCAGACAGTATCGTCCCTATAGCACCTTGACGTCGCAACCCAGGACCAGAGCGGATGTCGGCCCGCTCTTGCCTTAGTTTAATAACATTTGCTGATAATAAGCGGCTGTTTAGACGAAATACCAATATTGATGCTTTTTTAAGCAAACAATGTTGTTATTCGACGCCATATCCCCCATCATTATGTTGTTGATGAGTTGTTCCCGATCATCAACCTGATTTTTCTTCCGACAAGAGAGTAAAAAGCAAGACTATGAGACCACAAAGCTCAACCTCGCGCCCTTTATGCGCTCGCGTTCGCCATGGTTACAACCCAAATAAAGGAAAAAAACCACAGGTTAACCGCTAACGCGGTGTTGATGTTAAAACACCCCTTTAATAGCCTCCAAGTCGAGGCTATTTTTTTGTCTTTATACCGCGATGCTGACGACGAGTCAGAGCAGCCCCCTACTCACAAGCCGCCACAACGCGGGCAAGTTAGCGTTTGCGTAATGCGGTATCGCGAGCGGATTTGCATTGCAAATTGCGACTTTTCTCTCTCAAGCGCTACGCAACCGCGGCGTCACCATGCCGAACCGCTGGTATAAGGGCGTTTCAAAAAGTAGGCACCCCTTTTGCAATATCTAAATTACTAGACCAACGCCATTGCTTGTCAGGGGGTGTCACATGGGACAATCCACACCAATTTTGTTTAATGATCGTCACATCTTGCCAGGGGGGCGGATGCCTCTTCGCATTCCAACAGGCGACTCTTTAGACACACTCGTATTCGCGTTAAAGCATGGACTGCCTATCGGGGTGTGTATGGCGGAAACACAAGCTCAGCGCTCTCACGTGGATATTGGTACCTTTATTGAAATTGAGGACTATACCCGAAGCCAAGAAGATGGCTGCTTAGTGATCACGGCACGGGGAACCGCACGCTTTGCGATTCATGCGTTTAACCAGCAGCACAACCACATCTTGTTTGCCTCGGTAAACGCGTTACCTCGGTGGCCTGATTGCCACGTCGACAAACAAAGCGAGCCTCTCGTGGAGCGCTTACAGTCGATGTTTGAGCGCTATCCTGAACTACAACAA includes:
- the oppB gene encoding oligopeptide ABC transporter permease OppB — its product is MLKFIAKRLLEAIPTLLVLITISFFLMRFAPGNPFSSERPLPPAVMENINAKYGLDKPVFEQYTTYLGNILKGDFGPSFKYVDYSVNELIAGSLPVSAQIGAVAFIFTLLFGVSIGTIAALKQNTWIDYTIMSTAMLGVVMPSFVLAPVLIYIFAINLGWLPAGGWQGGGWQFMVLPMIGMSLLYVATFARVTRGSMIETLNSNFIRTARAKGLSYPKIIVKHALKPAMLPVVSYMGPAFVGIITGSVVIETIFGLPGIGKLFVNAAFNRDYSLVLGCTILIGTLTILFNAIVDILLAYIDPKIRY
- a CDS encoding ABC transporter substrate-binding protein gives rise to the protein MKLNTITRTLFMGAGLSLALAGCSEPEQKQTSQSNPETKQQAESATGEPQLAAEQELVRGNGAEVASLDPHKTQGVPESHVIRDLLEGLVNQDADGNVIPGVALRWENKDNKVFTFYLREDAKWSNGDPVTAQDFEYSFKRVADPMTASPYSWYLGYTHMENAKAIIKGDKDKDTLGVEALDDHTLQVTLDTAVPYLVKMMGHTTMKPVHKETVEEYGDQWTKPENFVGNGAYVVDEWVINERLALTRNDQYWDNENTTLDKVTYLPIENQVSEMNRYLAGEIDMTYEIPNEHFRRLKKEHPEDLSIVGNLCSYYYIFNTKREPFNDVRVRKALSYAIDRNVITDALLGQGQKPAYFLTPEITAGFDPELPAYAKMSQEERDAEAKRLLKEAGFGENNPLDFSLLYNTSENHKKLAVAIGQMWKDKLGVDVALNNQEWKTYLNTKDEGNFDVARAGWCGDYNEASTFLSLMRSSNSSGGVHYDSQAYDAIMENAMTTTDDAKRTQLYLDAEAQMAKDMPIAPIYQYVKARLLSPQVGGFPANNAEEKIYSKDLYIKAE
- a CDS encoding LON peptidase substrate-binding domain-containing protein, which translates into the protein MGQSTPILFNDRHILPGGRMPLRIPTGDSLDTLVFALKHGLPIGVCMAETQAQRSHVDIGTFIEIEDYTRSQEDGCLVITARGTARFAIHAFNQQHNHILFASVNALPRWPDCHVDKQSEPLVERLQSMFERYPELQQMHRETEFSNLAWLCQRWLELLPLPTGEKQQLMANSSCVATRDYLLSMMQDPH